Proteins from one Oscillatoria nigro-viridis PCC 7112 genomic window:
- the dps gene encoding DNA starvation/stationary phase protection protein Dps, whose product MTANNHKQHLYPTRIDMSAATRSQVVGLLNATLATTLDLKTQVKQAHWNVKGMDFYQLHLLFDEMATELEEYVDTVAERVTALGGLAVGTARTAAADSILPEFPFDILDGKEYVTALADRYAPYAQHLRVAINKTGELGDADTADLYTEISRTIDKRLWFLEAHLQASATTATAAAEKVAVK is encoded by the coding sequence GATATGTCAGCCGCCACCCGCTCTCAAGTAGTCGGGCTGCTCAACGCCACGCTGGCAACGACTCTGGACTTAAAAACTCAAGTCAAGCAAGCTCACTGGAACGTTAAAGGCATGGACTTCTACCAGTTGCACTTGCTGTTTGACGAAATGGCAACAGAACTCGAAGAATACGTTGATACGGTTGCCGAACGGGTTACAGCTTTGGGCGGTTTGGCTGTAGGAACAGCCCGCACAGCCGCCGCAGATTCGATTTTGCCAGAATTTCCTTTCGACATTTTAGACGGGAAAGAATACGTGACGGCTTTAGCCGATCGCTACGCACCCTACGCCCAACACCTGCGAGTCGCCATCAACAAAACAGGCGAACTCGGCGATGCCGATACAGCGGATCTGTACACCGAAATTTCGCGGACAATTGACAAGCGTTTGTGGTTCCTAGAAGCCCATTTGCAAGCTTCTGCGACAACTGCAACAGCCGCAGCCGAAAAAGTTGCCGTCAAATAG